A genomic window from Paenibacillus sp. FSL K6-0276 includes:
- a CDS encoding YdeI/OmpD-associated family protein: MAGTMGDVVFFNNQEEFNDWLEEHHAEASEIWVGYFGISTGRASLTWSASVDAALCFGWIDGIRKTIDKQSYKIRFTPRKVNSVWSAVNVKKVKALIQLGKMRPEGMHVFNNRTDAQGYSSEQRNVELAKEYEEQIKANQTAWLFFTNLSPSYKRDSIWWVMSAKKEETRLRRLGILIASSEEGLKFQHCKKNITE, translated from the coding sequence ATGGCTGGAACAATGGGAGATGTAGTTTTTTTCAACAACCAAGAAGAGTTTAACGATTGGTTAGAAGAACATCATGCTGAAGCTAGTGAAATTTGGGTGGGCTATTTTGGGATAAGTACAGGGCGTGCAAGCCTTACTTGGTCTGCATCAGTAGATGCCGCTCTTTGTTTTGGGTGGATTGACGGTATACGAAAAACCATTGATAAACAAAGCTATAAGATTCGCTTTACTCCGCGCAAAGTAAATAGTGTATGGAGTGCTGTGAACGTAAAGAAGGTAAAAGCACTAATACAGCTTGGAAAGATGAGACCAGAAGGAATGCACGTCTTTAACAACAGAACCGATGCACAAGGCTATTCCTCTGAACAAAGAAACGTGGAACTTGCCAAAGAATATGAAGAACAAATCAAGGCAAATCAAACAGCCTGGCTATTCTTCACTAATTTATCACCATCCTATAAAAGAGATTCTATCTGGTGGGTAATGAGCGCCAAGAAAGAAGAAACACGATTAAGAAGGCTTGGAATATTGATCGCTTCATCTGAAGAAGGGCTAAAATTTCAACATTGCAAAAAAAATATTACAGAATAA
- a CDS encoding class I SAM-dependent methyltransferase: MDKNSGYRTNVIGAGEVGVAFSVDMDKNVIHETNSLFWDTKGNDILGATALPLYGAFVSEEKCQLFGDVSGKKMLEIGCGSGQSLQYHGERKASELWGMDLSENQIEKTRQYLTACGLSAKLICSPMEEKCGIPEDYFDFVYSIYAIGWTTDLEGTFCRIASYLKKDGVFIFSWSHPIHKCVVAENDMLVFKKCYFDESWYSVSLDESTLTLSDRKLSTYVNALSKAGFVIEEMIEQSDDEIMQSRDDNDDFAIKAKMLPVTFVIKARKL; the protein is encoded by the coding sequence ATGGACAAGAATTCTGGTTACAGAACAAACGTTATAGGCGCTGGCGAGGTTGGCGTCGCTTTCTCGGTCGACATGGACAAGAATGTTATTCATGAAACAAACAGCTTATTTTGGGATACAAAAGGAAATGATATTTTAGGAGCAACCGCACTTCCTTTATATGGAGCATTTGTCTCAGAAGAAAAATGCCAACTTTTTGGCGATGTTTCAGGAAAAAAGATGCTGGAGATAGGCTGTGGAAGCGGTCAATCTTTGCAATATCACGGGGAACGCAAAGCATCTGAACTATGGGGTATGGATCTATCAGAAAACCAAATCGAAAAGACAAGGCAATATTTGACAGCGTGCGGTCTTTCAGCAAAATTAATCTGTTCTCCCATGGAAGAAAAATGTGGCATACCAGAGGATTATTTTGACTTCGTTTATTCGATTTATGCCATAGGCTGGACCACCGACCTTGAGGGTACTTTTTGCAGGATTGCTTCTTACCTAAAAAAAGACGGCGTATTTATTTTCAGTTGGTCTCACCCTATACACAAATGTGTTGTTGCAGAAAATGATATGCTTGTTTTTAAAAAATGTTATTTCGATGAATCTTGGTATTCGGTATCTCTTGACGAAAGTACGCTAACACTATCGGACCGTAAACTATCAACTTATGTGAATGCGCTCTCAAAAGCGGGTTTTGTCATTGAAGAAATGATTGAGCAATCTGATGATGAAATTATGCAATCGCGAGACGATAACGACGATTTTGCAATAAAAGCAAAGATGCTTCCTGTAACTTTTGTAATCAAAGCAAGAAAACTATAG
- a CDS encoding phosphotransferase gives MTLINNNLLKLVQGTVKKFIDPKAEVLSIESTPINMGIQAVELMRHSVLIKILDETSKLSLVSKHATRIERQVLTRLYSQKVSAPFSLSYGSEVDERSLICIQDVDYQTDYRNINIRLLQKSETNALSHIHISNFGQRKELSWLPEVDSFHIEKMIYERWKPQWQAAKGNEQFIDVFGEYIPLVEAVANTIFEDIQYVINDENSRTLIHNDLNPGNVLVQNNTDVIFIDWEEARYGSLFLDIPLRCGTSEQIEEYRGLLAAKSIEFPDVHFNQMYAIASRYLGLRYMSWNLGAWTSNSHAKDDLKKYLDMVV, from the coding sequence TTGACGTTAATAAATAATAATCTCCTAAAATTGGTACAAGGGACTGTAAAAAAATTTATAGATCCTAAAGCAGAAGTTTTAAGCATTGAAAGCACGCCTATTAATATGGGCATACAAGCAGTTGAGTTAATGCGCCATAGTGTACTAATAAAGATACTTGACGAAACATCGAAGTTGTCTCTTGTTTCAAAACATGCAACCAGGATAGAACGGCAGGTACTGACAAGGCTTTACTCACAAAAAGTAAGTGCGCCTTTTTCTTTGTCATATGGTTCTGAAGTAGATGAGAGGTCTCTTATTTGTATACAGGATGTTGATTATCAAACGGACTATAGAAACATAAATATTAGGTTGCTTCAGAAAAGTGAAACGAATGCCCTATCGCACATTCACATCTCTAACTTTGGTCAAAGGAAAGAACTTTCATGGTTACCTGAAGTAGACAGCTTCCATATTGAAAAGATGATATACGAGCGGTGGAAACCTCAATGGCAAGCAGCTAAGGGGAACGAACAGTTTATAGACGTCTTCGGGGAATACATACCCTTAGTGGAAGCTGTGGCTAATACGATATTCGAGGATATACAATACGTAATAAATGATGAGAACAGCCGAACATTAATTCATAACGACCTTAATCCAGGAAATGTGTTGGTACAGAACAATACTGATGTAATCTTTATTGATTGGGAAGAAGCAAGATATGGCTCTTTATTTCTAGATATCCCTCTGCGTTGTGGTACCTCGGAACAAATTGAGGAATATAGAGGGTTATTGGCTGCTAAAAGCATAGAATTTCCTGATGTTCATTTCAATCAAATGTATGCAATCGCCTCTCGCTACCTAGGACTTAGATATATGAGTTGGAATTTAGGAGCTTGGACTAGTAATTCACACGCCAAAGATGACTTAAAGAAATACTTGGACATGGTGGTGTGA
- a CDS encoding alpha/beta hydrolase, with the protein MVQPTLMIYGDRDTVQRSENLTKFVPNAEVVNLDCGHWIQQEKPEETNQAILRWLEEQNDAE; encoded by the coding sequence ATGGTACAGCCGACCCTCATGATCTATGGTGACCGGGATACGGTCCAGAGGTCTGAAAACCTGACAAAGTTCGTGCCTAATGCGGAAGTGGTCAATCTGGATTGCGGTCATTGGATCCAGCAAGAAAAGCCGGAAGAAACAAACCAAGCGATTTTGAGATGGCTGGAAGAGCAGAATGATGCTGAATAG
- a CDS encoding YafY family protein — MDKVERLISIIMILLRKEIISTKEFSQLFNVSKRTILRDMETLSLSNIPIYSINGVKGGYGIMDEYKVDKRLLSSSDLQNILAALGGLEQILLTEEVERTIKKIEAMVSPLSLNRSIQLSFYEWEGRSEILETLKTCQTSILKKRLVSFDYTDKDGAVTNRMIEPYELHFRESSWYLKGFCLHRQGYRTFKLSRIDHITMDERAFHPRDDWSEQVHEANYLPEFVTIKAWISPSIKDQIIERYGRRSIEDHSSGFLLATIYVPQNRMGFQLLASFGTHLKVVEPKTYVEDFRNYLYQMMENYS; from the coding sequence ATGGACAAAGTGGAGAGACTCATTTCGATTATCATGATATTGCTGAGAAAAGAGATTATATCTACAAAGGAATTCTCACAACTATTCAATGTTTCCAAAAGAACGATCCTTCGCGATATGGAAACACTGAGCTTATCGAACATCCCGATCTACTCTATCAATGGGGTCAAAGGCGGGTACGGCATAATGGATGAATACAAGGTGGATAAACGCCTTTTAAGCAGCTCCGATTTACAGAATATATTAGCTGCGCTCGGCGGATTGGAACAAATCCTCCTTACTGAAGAAGTTGAAAGAACGATAAAAAAAATAGAGGCAATGGTTAGTCCTTTGTCTCTGAATCGTTCCATTCAACTGTCGTTTTATGAATGGGAAGGTCGGTCCGAGATTCTTGAAACCTTAAAGACATGTCAAACATCCATTTTAAAGAAAAGGCTGGTTTCGTTTGATTATACAGATAAAGACGGGGCTGTAACGAATAGAATGATCGAGCCCTATGAGCTGCATTTTAGGGAATCAAGTTGGTACTTGAAAGGATTCTGTTTACATCGACAGGGATATCGAACTTTCAAGTTATCTCGGATCGATCATATTACTATGGATGAACGCGCGTTTCATCCTAGAGACGATTGGTCAGAGCAAGTACACGAAGCAAATTATCTACCTGAATTCGTCACGATTAAGGCATGGATATCGCCTAGCATAAAAGATCAAATCATCGAAAGGTATGGTCGAAGAAGTATTGAAGACCATAGTTCTGGATTTTTATTAGCAACCATTTATGTCCCACAAAATCGTATGGGATTTCAACTTTTAGCAAGCTTCGGCACTCATCTAAAAGTTGTAGAGCCCAAAACCTATGTTGAAGACTTTCGAAATTATTTATATCAAATGATGGAGAACTATTCCTGA
- a CDS encoding helix-turn-helix domain-containing protein has product MDKKEFIKLVNAKIKLIRIENDLSQDKMSEIIGLSKKTLVEIEKGRSTLTWAGAVCVATLFEHSEIIQMTFGDDVNEIIKTVAFTHYTNSPPKTLGGKVWWRQIRELNGYKIQQNVLFQHYRMLDKENGRICSSFELDEIEKRFTELIKSLE; this is encoded by the coding sequence TTGGATAAAAAAGAGTTTATTAAACTGGTAAATGCTAAAATAAAGCTCATCCGTATTGAAAACGATTTATCACAGGACAAAATGTCTGAAATTATCGGTTTATCAAAGAAAACATTAGTAGAAATCGAAAAAGGTAGAAGCACCCTCACATGGGCAGGTGCAGTTTGTGTCGCAACGCTTTTTGAACATAGCGAGATTATCCAGATGACGTTTGGGGATGATGTTAACGAAATTATCAAGACAGTCGCTTTTACACATTACACTAATAGTCCCCCCAAGACTCTAGGAGGGAAAGTATGGTGGCGACAAATAAGAGAGTTAAATGGTTATAAAATACAACAAAATGTTCTTTTTCAACATTATAGAATGCTAGATAAAGAGAACGGTAGAATATGTAGTTCATTTGAATTGGATGAAATCGAAAAAAGATTTACGGAACTGATAAAATCGTTGGAGTAG
- a CDS encoding alpha/beta hydrolase: MFNPTDFPKPTLISVNGVELEVFEAGRQNLGKPIVLCHGWPEHAFSWRHQVPALVAAGYHVIVPNQRGYGNSSRPSVVTDYDIEHLSGDLIALLDHYEYEDATFVGHDWGAMIVWWLTLLHPNRVNKVINLSMPYQERGERPWIEFMEEILGGDYYFVHFNRQPGIADAVLEENTFQFLRNIYRKNEPPRAPQPGMAMINLARAETPLGEPIMSDSELAVFVSAFKSSGFTASINWYRNLDRNWRLLADVNPIIQQPALMIYGDRDVIPKFEKLTKFVPNVEVVNLNCGHWIQEEKPEETNQAILKWLEQWEM; encoded by the coding sequence ATGTTTAATCCAACCGATTTTCCCAAGCCCACCCTTATTTCAGTCAACGGTGTGGAACTCGAAGTCTTTGAAGCAGGCCGACAAAATTTAGGAAAACCTATTGTACTCTGTCATGGCTGGCCAGAGCATGCCTTTTCTTGGCGCCATCAGGTGCCCGCCCTTGTCGCAGCGGGCTACCATGTCATCGTCCCAAACCAGCGGGGTTATGGCAACTCATCCCGTCCGAGCGTAGTAACAGACTATGACATTGAACACTTGTCGGGTGATCTCATCGCACTTCTCGATCACTACGAATACGAAGATGCCACCTTTGTCGGTCATGATTGGGGTGCAATGATCGTTTGGTGGCTGACCTTATTGCATCCAAACCGTGTAAATAAAGTGATAAATCTGAGCATGCCTTACCAAGAGCGCGGAGAAAGACCCTGGATCGAGTTCATGGAAGAAATACTTGGCGGCGACTACTATTTTGTCCACTTCAATCGACAGCCGGGTATCGCAGACGCCGTATTAGAAGAAAATACATTCCAGTTCCTTCGCAACATTTACCGGAAGAACGAGCCACCCAGAGCGCCTCAGCCAGGTATGGCGATGATTAATCTTGCCAGAGCAGAAACACCACTCGGCGAACCCATAATGAGCGACAGCGAACTGGCCGTTTTCGTCTCCGCCTTCAAATCATCAGGCTTCACGGCAAGTATAAATTGGTACAGGAACCTTGACCGCAACTGGCGCTTATTGGCGGACGTGAACCCAATCATCCAACAGCCTGCACTTATGATCTATGGCGACCGGGATGTGATCCCGAAGTTTGAAAAACTAACGAAGTTCGTGCCCAATGTGGAAGTGGTCAATCTGAATTGCGGTCATTGGATCCAGGAAGAAAAGCCGGAAGAAACAAACCAAGCGATTTTAAAATGGCTGGAACAATGGGAGATGTAG
- a CDS encoding tyrosine-type recombinase/integrase, with translation MKLSELWHLYEADKRIQGYSPRTLNAYVLQNKMLMTELGDPEIAEITLPMLKQYLAKQAERLKPSSLGHRIRFVRSLFRYAYEETYLTSNPSLKLREPKLDKRIPKFLVEEDVIHLKISCQSLRERALLELLYCTGCRVGEVERINIEDLNWENCSIVVNGKGSKQREVYFTIECKVWLRKYLTSRGDTCKALFVTDTNPTKRMAIPTIRWALKRLADRGEIETNVYPHRFRHTYACQLLDNGAPLDFIQGMLGHEKASTTQIYAQLRGERRREMYRRFF, from the coding sequence ATGAAGTTAAGTGAGTTGTGGCATCTATATGAGGCTGATAAACGAATTCAAGGATATAGTCCGAGAACATTGAACGCCTACGTCCTCCAAAACAAAATGCTAATGACGGAACTAGGTGATCCCGAGATAGCGGAGATTACATTGCCAATGCTGAAGCAATATTTGGCGAAACAAGCAGAACGTTTGAAGCCAAGCAGCCTAGGGCATCGAATTCGTTTCGTCCGATCCCTATTTCGCTATGCGTATGAAGAGACTTACCTGACTTCAAATCCTTCTTTAAAACTAAGAGAACCCAAATTGGACAAGCGAATTCCTAAGTTTTTAGTCGAGGAAGATGTTATTCATCTTAAGATCTCCTGCCAATCATTAAGAGAAAGAGCGCTGCTTGAGCTTCTCTATTGTACTGGCTGTCGAGTCGGGGAAGTAGAGAGGATAAACATCGAGGATCTCAACTGGGAAAACTGCTCTATAGTCGTAAACGGTAAGGGCTCCAAGCAGAGAGAAGTGTACTTTACGATAGAGTGCAAAGTATGGTTAAGGAAGTACCTGACCAGTCGTGGAGATACCTGTAAAGCCTTATTCGTAACGGATACCAACCCAACTAAACGCATGGCTATTCCTACAATAAGGTGGGCATTAAAACGGCTTGCAGATCGAGGAGAGATTGAAACGAATGTTTATCCGCATCGCTTTCGACATACCTATGCTTGCCAACTCCTTGATAACGGTGCTCCCTTGGATTTCATCCAAGGTATGTTGGGTCATGAGAAAGCCTCAACCACGCAAATATACGCACAACTTCGTGGCGAACGCAGGAGAGAAATGTATCGACGATTTTTTTAG
- a CDS encoding transposase, with translation MNPVIGLDISKEESHGQAFLERGKPFQGTFHFEHTRDGLANLLQVLSEVEFASKQRPLLILEATGHYQSPIVQFLEEHQYIYIVINPLISNRLRKSQLRKVKTDAADAYLLGELYYKEEFEPYKKEVCNFSICAILQDNMNLFQRCVYRLNYNSKLF, from the coding sequence ATGAATCCAGTTATCGGTCTAGATATTTCTAAAGAAGAAAGCCATGGACAAGCCTTTCTAGAGCGCGGAAAGCCATTCCAAGGGACATTCCACTTCGAGCACACTCGAGATGGTTTAGCAAATCTACTTCAAGTTTTATCAGAAGTTGAATTTGCATCTAAACAACGCCCTTTGCTTATTCTAGAAGCAACCGGTCATTATCAAAGTCCCATTGTTCAGTTCCTAGAGGAACATCAATATATTTATATTGTTATTAATCCGCTCATCTCAAATCGGCTTAGGAAGTCACAACTTCGTAAAGTAAAGACGGATGCTGCTGACGCTTACCTATTGGGAGAGCTGTACTACAAAGAAGAGTTTGAACCTTATAAAAAAGAGGTGTGCAACTTCTCAATCTGCGCTATCTTACAAGACAATATGAATCTCTTTCAAAGATGTGTGTACAGACTAAACTACAATTCCAAGCTGTTTTAG